The following are encoded together in the Azospirillum lipoferum 4B genome:
- the ntrC gene encoding nitrogen regulation protein NR(I): MSAATILIADDDRAIRTVLTQALARLGHEVRTTGNAATLWRWVADGQGDLVITDVVMPDENGLDLIPRIKKLRPELRVVVMSAQNTLITAVKAAERGAFEYLPKPFDLKELVSVVERALNANNAPAPMPGGDQESEEQLPLIGRSPAMQEIYRVLARLMGTDLTVMITGESGTGKELVARALHDYGKRRNGAFVAINMAAIPRELIESELFGHEKGAFTGATNRSTGRFEQAQGGTLFLDEIGDMPLDAQTRLLRVLQEGEYTTVGGRTAIKTDVRIIAATHRDLRTLIRQGLFREDLFYRLCVVPIRLPPLRERTEDIPLLVRHFLNIGIAQGLPAKSIDQGAMDRLKRYRWPGNVRELENLVRRLAALYSQEVIGLDVIEAELADATPAAQPVEEPQSEGLSSAVERHLKDYFAAHKDGMPSNGLYDRVLREIERPLISLSLSATRGNQIKAAQLLGLNRNTLRKKIRDLDIQVMRGIK; encoded by the coding sequence ATGAGCGCGGCGACCATTCTCATCGCGGATGACGACCGCGCCATCCGCACCGTCCTGACGCAAGCCCTCGCCCGCCTGGGGCACGAGGTGCGCACCACCGGCAACGCCGCGACCCTGTGGCGCTGGGTTGCGGACGGACAGGGGGATCTGGTCATCACCGACGTGGTGATGCCGGACGAAAACGGCCTGGACCTGATCCCGCGCATCAAGAAACTGCGGCCGGAACTGCGCGTCGTCGTGATGAGCGCGCAGAACACGCTGATCACCGCGGTGAAGGCGGCGGAACGCGGGGCCTTCGAATATCTGCCCAAGCCCTTCGACCTGAAGGAGCTGGTTTCCGTCGTCGAGCGCGCGTTGAACGCCAACAACGCGCCGGCTCCCATGCCCGGCGGCGACCAGGAGAGCGAGGAACAGCTTCCCCTGATCGGCCGTTCGCCGGCCATGCAGGAAATCTACCGGGTGCTGGCGCGCCTGATGGGCACCGACCTGACGGTGATGATCACCGGCGAGTCCGGCACCGGCAAGGAGCTGGTGGCCCGCGCTCTGCACGATTACGGCAAGCGGCGCAACGGCGCCTTCGTCGCCATCAACATGGCGGCCATCCCGCGCGAACTGATCGAATCCGAACTGTTCGGGCATGAAAAGGGGGCCTTCACCGGCGCGACCAACCGGTCGACCGGCCGGTTCGAGCAGGCGCAGGGCGGCACCCTGTTCCTGGACGAGATCGGCGACATGCCGCTCGATGCCCAGACCCGCCTGCTGCGCGTGCTGCAGGAAGGGGAATACACCACGGTCGGCGGGCGCACCGCGATCAAGACCGACGTGCGCATCATCGCCGCCACCCACCGCGACCTGCGCACCCTGATCCGCCAGGGCCTGTTCCGCGAGGATCTGTTCTATCGCCTGTGCGTGGTGCCGATCCGCCTGCCGCCGCTGCGCGAGCGGACGGAGGACATTCCGCTGCTGGTTCGCCATTTCCTGAACATCGGCATCGCCCAAGGGCTTCCGGCCAAGAGCATCGACCAGGGGGCGATGGACCGGCTGAAGCGCTACCGCTGGCCGGGCAATGTCCGCGAACTGGAAAACCTCGTCCGCCGGCTGGCCGCCCTCTATTCGCAGGAGGTCATCGGCCTGGATGTGATCGAGGCGGAGCTTGCCGACGCCACCCCGGCCGCCCAACCGGTGGAGGAGCCGCAGAGCGAAGGGCTGTCGTCGGCGGTCGAACGCCATCTGAAGGACTATTTCGCCGCGCACAAGGACGGCATGCCGTCCAACGGTCTCTATGACCGCGTGTTGCGCGAGATCGAACGGCCGCTGATCTCGCTGAGCCTGTCGGCGACCCGCGGCAACCAGATCAAGGCTGCCCAACTGCTGGGGCTGAACCGCAACACCTTGCGCAAGAAGATCCGCGATCTCGACATTCAGGTGATGCGCGGGATCAAGTAA
- a CDS encoding two-component system sensor histidine kinase NtrB, giving the protein MDPVPMTAPGKRGRNRSGAARAPRLDSLVVLNSLPDPVLVVDGNGEIRFVNLEGQEFFDLSANAMEGMPLPDLLPPDSPVMGLIEQVRRGSRRVSQDGVVIDTPRIGPHHVTVQVAAMGDPPDHVVLTIHERSLARKIDHSLTHRHAARSVTAMAAMLAHEVKNPLSGIRGAAQLLEENAGDQDRVLTRLICDEADRIVALVNRMEVFSDERPLERAAVNIHTVLEHVRKVAQSGFARKIRFVERYDPSLPPVYGNRDQLVQVFLNLIKNAAEAAPESGGEITLTTSYQHGVRMALPGGDVRRHLPLLVTVQDNGDGIPEDLQSNLFDPFVTSKVNGTGLGLALVAKLIGDHGGTIEFDSQPRRTVFKVSLPMYDDSKYEDSKLSGNSKISDAGSQSKGGRGSR; this is encoded by the coding sequence ATGGACCCCGTACCGATGACCGCCCCGGGCAAGCGTGGCCGCAACCGGTCGGGTGCCGCACGGGCGCCGCGGCTGGACTCCCTGGTGGTGCTGAACAGCCTGCCCGATCCGGTTCTGGTGGTGGACGGCAACGGCGAGATCCGTTTCGTCAATCTGGAAGGACAGGAGTTCTTCGACCTGTCGGCCAACGCCATGGAGGGCATGCCGCTGCCCGATCTGCTGCCGCCGGACAGCCCGGTGATGGGGCTGATCGAGCAGGTGCGGCGCGGCAGCCGCCGGGTGTCGCAGGACGGCGTCGTCATCGACACGCCCCGCATCGGCCCGCACCATGTGACGGTGCAGGTGGCGGCCATGGGCGATCCGCCCGACCATGTGGTGCTGACCATCCATGAACGGTCGCTGGCCCGCAAGATCGACCATTCGCTGACCCATCGCCACGCCGCGCGCTCCGTCACCGCCATGGCGGCGATGCTGGCGCATGAGGTGAAGAACCCGCTGTCGGGCATCCGGGGCGCCGCCCAGCTGCTGGAGGAGAATGCCGGCGACCAGGACCGCGTACTGACCCGCCTGATCTGCGACGAGGCCGACCGCATCGTGGCGCTGGTCAACCGGATGGAGGTGTTCTCCGACGAACGGCCGCTGGAACGCGCCGCGGTGAACATCCACACCGTGCTGGAACATGTGCGCAAGGTCGCCCAGAGCGGGTTTGCCCGAAAAATACGCTTTGTCGAGCGTTACGACCCGTCACTGCCTCCCGTTTACGGCAATCGCGACCAACTTGTGCAGGTTTTCCTGAATCTGATCAAAAATGCGGCAGAGGCTGCACCGGAATCAGGCGGCGAGATCACGCTGACCACATCCTACCAGCATGGTGTGCGCATGGCCCTGCCGGGCGGCGACGTGCGCCGGCATCTGCCGCTGCTGGTCACGGTTCAGGATAATGGCGACGGCATTCCGGAAGACCTGCAGTCGAACCTGTTCGATCCCTTCGTGACCAGCAAGGTGAACGGGACTGGCCTTGGTCTTGCATTGGTGGCGAAACTCATAGGCGACCATGGCGGAACCATCGAGTTCGACAGCCAGCCTCGCCGGACAGTCTTCAAGGTGTCGCTGCCGATGTACGATGATTCGAAATACGAAGACTCGAAACTTTCCGGGAATTCGAAGATTTCTGACGCTGGCTCGCAGTCCAAGGGCGGCCGGGGGAGTCGTTGA